In Crinalium epipsammum PCC 9333, the following are encoded in one genomic region:
- a CDS encoding ATP-binding protein, with translation MIEIAGYQILTKLHESTNSRVYRGVRESDHLPIIIKVLKKDYPTVEEITRYQFEYKITKSLNLEGVVKAYSLEQYQNTLLIVFEDIGGESLAKILSSTHLSLEVFLKLAIKLTEALSQLHNFNIIHKDINLYNIIWNRKTDHVKLIDFGICTEVSREKPSFNSWNLLEGTLGYISPEQTGRMNRSLDYRTDFYSLGATFYQMLTNQLPFTTKDPLELIHYHIAKEVVPPHLINQEIPRIISAIVMKLLAKNAENRYQTAWGIHADLERCLVQLNSSNQISYFPLGEHDISERFQITEKIYGRQQEIEILKTAFAKIAEFEAEQIIIKENNNDLLSLSNPSINTQTQIGFVLISGYSGIGKSALVQEIYKPLTQKQSYFIAGKFAQYQRDIPYFAIVQAFEELIFQLLTESETKLQQWRTKIMASLGSNAQVIIQVLPVLEHLIGNQPEIPALPAIEAENRFNLVFQKFIKVFNQPKHPLVMFLDDLQWADAASLKLIHSLITTGEPQNLLLIGAYRDNEVNATHPLRLMVNELENAGIAVNDVFLSPLRLPDINQLLADTLKCSPNVTQSLADLVQLKTGGNPFFINEFLNTLYSENLVKFNFEVGSWQWSIEEIQSKEITDNIVELLVGKIKN, from the coding sequence ATGATTGAAATTGCTGGATACCAAATTCTCACCAAACTGCATGAAAGCACTAACTCACGGGTTTACCGAGGCGTGCGTGAGTCAGATCATCTGCCGATTATTATTAAAGTTTTAAAAAAAGACTATCCTACAGTAGAAGAAATTACCCGTTATCAGTTTGAATACAAAATTACTAAAAGCCTCAACTTAGAAGGCGTAGTCAAGGCATATAGCTTAGAACAATATCAAAATACCCTCTTAATTGTTTTTGAGGATATCGGTGGAGAATCTTTAGCAAAAATTTTGTCATCTACACATTTGAGTTTAGAAGTTTTTTTGAAATTAGCGATTAAACTAACTGAAGCATTAAGTCAACTTCACAATTTTAATATAATTCATAAAGATATTAATCTTTATAATATTATTTGGAACCGTAAAACAGATCACGTTAAATTAATTGATTTTGGAATTTGCACGGAAGTTTCACGAGAAAAGCCAAGTTTTAATAGCTGGAATTTGTTAGAAGGTACGTTAGGTTATATATCCCCAGAACAAACTGGTAGAATGAATCGCTCCTTAGATTATCGCACCGATTTTTATTCTTTAGGAGCAACTTTTTATCAAATGCTCACCAATCAGTTACCTTTTACCACAAAAGATCCCTTGGAATTAATTCATTATCATATAGCAAAAGAAGTAGTTCCACCTCATCTAATTAATCAAGAAATTCCTAGAATAATTTCCGCTATTGTAATGAAGCTATTGGCAAAAAATGCCGAGAACCGTTATCAAACGGCTTGGGGAATCCATGCAGATTTAGAACGTTGTCTAGTTCAACTAAACTCAAGCAATCAAATCAGTTATTTTCCTTTAGGGGAACATGATATTTCAGAGAGATTTCAAATAACCGAGAAAATTTATGGCAGACAGCAGGAAATTGAAATATTAAAAACAGCATTTGCTAAAATAGCAGAATTTGAAGCAGAGCAAATTATTATCAAGGAAAATAATAATGATTTGTTGTCCCTCTCAAATCCTAGTATAAATACCCAAACCCAAATTGGATTTGTTTTAATATCAGGATATAGCGGGATAGGTAAATCAGCATTAGTACAGGAAATTTATAAACCATTAACTCAAAAACAAAGCTACTTTATCGCGGGTAAATTTGCCCAATATCAGCGCGATATTCCCTACTTTGCCATAGTTCAAGCTTTTGAGGAACTAATTTTTCAATTACTAACCGAAAGTGAGACAAAATTGCAGCAATGGCGAACAAAAATTATGGCATCATTAGGATCAAATGCACAGGTAATTATTCAAGTTTTGCCAGTTTTAGAACATCTAATTGGCAATCAGCCAGAGATTCCAGCTTTACCAGCAATAGAAGCAGAAAATCGCTTTAATTTAGTCTTTCAAAAATTTATTAAAGTTTTTAATCAGCCAAAACATCCGTTAGTAATGTTTTTAGATGATTTACAATGGGCGGATGCTGCATCATTAAAATTAATTCACTCGTTAATAACAACAGGAGAACCTCAAAATTTACTATTAATTGGTGCGTACCGCGATAACGAAGTAAATGCGACGCATCCTTTAAGATTAATGGTTAATGAACTTGAAAACGCTGGAATTGCTGTTAATGATGTATTTCTTTCACCGTTGAGATTGCCAGATATTAATCAATTGTTAGCTGACACACTTAAATGTTCTCCTAATGTCACCCAATCTCTTGCGGATTTGGTGCAGTTGAAAACGGGAGGAAATCCTTTTTTTATTAATGAATTTTTAAATACTCTTTATAGTGAAAATTTGGTCAAATTCAATTTTGAAGTAGGAAGCTGGCAGTGGTCAATCGAAGAAATTCAAAGCAAGGAAATTACCGATAATATAGTTGAATTGCTAGTTGGTAAAATTAAAAATTAA
- the psb34 gene encoding photosystem II assembly protein Psb34, with the protein MYTTTDERGILNNFAAEPKISYAEYPSQEEQRRYAMQGGVATLLVGVLLLIAFSVS; encoded by the coding sequence ATGTATACCACCACTGACGAAAGAGGCATTCTGAACAACTTCGCGGCTGAACCAAAAATCTCTTATGCCGAATATCCATCCCAAGAAGAGCAACGCCGTTATGCTATGCAGGGCGGAGTAGCTACTTTGTTAGTTGGCGTATTGCTGCTGATTGCTTTTAGTGTTAGCTAA
- a CDS encoding nucleotidyltransferase family protein yields MVNTTRLQTILANSPVGDVLPAIAQLNLPDWWLAGGAVRNTVWRSLFGENCQLIINDFDIAFFNYQGDAKATPQEYRSQELAAKTTLTNQFPEYKFDIKNQASFARWRSGRRSYNSTEEGVADWLHTATAVGVRLNTQGEWHFFTPYGLDDLFDGIIRPTPAHTNNPDAEKKADSFLQKCSNLRKVG; encoded by the coding sequence ATGGTTAATACTACCCGCCTCCAGACGATTCTCGCTAACTCCCCTGTTGGCGATGTCTTACCTGCGATCGCACAACTGAATCTTCCTGACTGGTGGTTAGCAGGTGGTGCGGTACGCAATACAGTTTGGCGATCGCTTTTTGGTGAAAACTGTCAGTTAATTATCAATGATTTCGATATCGCCTTCTTTAATTATCAAGGCGATGCAAAAGCAACTCCCCAAGAATATCGCTCTCAAGAACTAGCAGCAAAAACCACCCTAACAAATCAATTTCCTGAATACAAGTTTGATATCAAAAATCAAGCTAGTTTTGCACGTTGGCGTTCTGGTAGAAGATCATACAACAGTACTGAAGAGGGAGTTGCAGATTGGTTACATACTGCAACTGCTGTCGGTGTTCGATTAAATACCCAAGGCGAATGGCACTTTTTTACACCCTACGGGCTGGATGACCTTTTCGATGGTATCATCCGACCAACTCCAGCACATACTAACAACCCAGATGCGGAAAAAAAAGCCGATTCGTTTCTACAAAAATGCTCCAACTTGCGTAAAGTAGGTTGA
- a CDS encoding TCR/Tet family MFS transporter produces MQLKRSPNLIFVLITLFLDVMGIGLSTPILPKLIAEFIGDVSTASYYYGAVVTAYALMLFVFSPIQGALSDQFGRRPILLFSLLGTGLTYVALTFAPTLPWIFAAQILNGLTGASSAVVFAYIADVSPPEQRAKNFGLVGATIASGWVLGPALGGLLGSWGLRFPFGIAAIITFVNLLYGIFVVSESHSTENRRSFSWGRANPVGSLKLLRKNSFIFGLAGVMLFTDVALQCYISTWVLFTTYKFQWTTGEAGISLALLGLVTASVQGVLIRPLISRFGSQRTIVIGLIFSLIGYLLYAFAPAGWMMYWIIVLNGFDYTIKPTVQGVISAEVSAHEQGAIQGAIASETALSSIIGPLLATNLFGYFTSRNAPIQLPEVPFLLGALLFVVALWLAIATFSKKHLSHQQTEDISHNG; encoded by the coding sequence ATGCAGTTAAAGCGATCGCCTAATTTAATATTTGTTTTAATCACGCTATTCTTAGACGTGATGGGAATTGGTCTGAGTACTCCCATTCTCCCTAAACTAATTGCTGAGTTTATTGGCGATGTCTCTACCGCTTCCTACTATTATGGCGCGGTCGTCACTGCTTACGCCTTGATGTTATTTGTCTTCTCACCTATTCAAGGCGCTTTATCCGATCAATTTGGTCGTAGACCAATATTGCTATTTTCCCTTTTGGGTACAGGATTAACTTATGTAGCCTTAACGTTTGCGCCTACTTTACCTTGGATATTTGCGGCTCAAATCCTTAATGGTTTAACAGGTGCTAGTTCTGCGGTTGTTTTTGCCTACATTGCTGATGTTAGTCCACCCGAACAACGAGCGAAAAATTTTGGGTTAGTAGGAGCTACTATTGCTTCAGGTTGGGTACTAGGTCCAGCTTTAGGAGGTTTGTTAGGTAGTTGGGGTTTACGTTTCCCTTTTGGTATTGCCGCAATTATTACATTTGTAAATTTGCTATATGGAATTTTTGTAGTTTCTGAGTCTCACTCTACCGAAAATCGCCGTTCTTTTTCTTGGGGTAGGGCTAACCCAGTTGGTTCTTTAAAATTGCTCAGAAAAAACTCATTTATCTTTGGTTTAGCAGGAGTGATGCTTTTTACTGATGTAGCGTTGCAATGTTATATAAGTACGTGGGTATTATTTACAACTTATAAATTTCAATGGACAACTGGGGAAGCGGGAATATCACTAGCATTATTAGGATTAGTAACTGCAAGTGTGCAAGGTGTTTTGATTCGACCGCTAATTTCTCGCTTTGGCTCTCAACGCACAATTGTTATCGGATTAATATTTAGTTTAATTGGCTATTTGTTGTATGCTTTTGCGCCTGCGGGATGGATGATGTACTGGATTATTGTCCTTAATGGTTTTGATTACACTATTAAACCAACTGTACAAGGTGTAATTTCTGCTGAAGTTAGCGCCCATGAACAAGGAGCAATTCAAGGCGCTATAGCTTCGGAGACAGCACTTTCAAGTATTATTGGACCATTATTAGCTACTAATTTATTTGGATACTTTACCTCTCGTAATGCCCCGATACAATTACCGGAAGTACCGTTTTTATTAGGCGCGTTGCTATTTGTTGTAGCATTATGGTTAGCGATCGCCACTTTTTCTAAAAAACATTTATCGCATCAACAGACAGAAGATATATCTCACAATGGTTAA
- a CDS encoding photosystem II protein, Psb35-related, producing the protein MTILIALLVVGWVAGAIIGTQAYFLGEQSKPIHERNWRSAGFEKLAYSFTGTETDYLERVPAYSLDVYASKNLPE; encoded by the coding sequence ATGACAATTTTGATTGCTCTGTTAGTTGTGGGATGGGTAGCTGGTGCGATCATCGGCACACAGGCATACTTCCTCGGTGAGCAGTCCAAACCGATTCACGAACGTAACTGGCGCTCTGCTGGATTTGAAAAACTAGCTTATAGCTTCACAGGTACCGAAACAGATTACTTAGAGCGCGTACCTGCATACAGTTTGGATGTTTATGCCAGCAAAAATTTACCTGAATAG
- a CDS encoding hybrid sensor histidine kinase/response regulator: protein MRLAACIGNQFEVQVLALAAEKSLQETVVSLREAIALGLILPLSNAYKSLELGVTLPKTAPVVAFKFAHDRIQQAAYSLNEESDRQYYHHQIGQSILHNTLISQLEQKVFDIVNHFNLGINHKALPSYILNSEGEKKRFIKLAQLNLIAAEKAQAASAYQSALRYVQTGLEILPTDSWLCNYELTLALYILAAQTAYLSGELEQMNQYATVVINHAKTLLDQVKIYQLKIQVCTAQTQFSQAIQIALEVLKLLEFKLSEATPKNIQTALLETSNNLVGTQIEHLLKLPPMNEPRVLAIINILSGAISPAYIAAPELLPFIVIQQVNLSVKYGNANTSPFAYAMYGLILCGVTLDIESGYQFGQLALNLLEKLDAKAIAAKTLLVVNTNIEVWKVHVRTTLNSLQEAHQIGIENGDLEFAGYSAANRSYYSYFTGRELTELQRELSGYIQVLSKFKQSRNVDALEMYLQVISNLTSPSFFPERLVGQYYESDRLPRLQQTNDRHELFHFYLNKLILCYLFHDFEQAQVNARLAESYLDGVVGLALITNLYFYDSLTRLRVYLQSSFLAQGEILLQVRANQNKLKFWARHAPMNYLHKFYLVEAECHRVLEEDYQAIETYDRAIALAKEHEYIHEEALAYELTANFYLSKGKIIIAKAYMQEARYCYFKWGATAKVADLESHYPQLFLGVLIPSKQTNQILNTGNQTLNQLDFHTIFKASQVISSEIVLDTLLTKLMKIAIENAGAEKGFLILEKQGEWVIQAEGAIERGEVATLQSLNLEPLPATYVPKSIINYVARTKENIIINNAMSEGNFTQDIYIQAHQPKSVLCIPIINQGKLIGILYLENSLITGAFSSDRATPSQSERLKVLNILTSQAAISIQNALLYNNLEQANQQLAEYSRTLELKVEERTQELLAAKEAAEAANRAKTEFFANMSHELRTPLNAILGFTQMLVRRSVPLAQRQEYLSIINRSGEHLLALINDVLEMSKIEAGRTTLNPQNFALDQLLTFVKEMFQMKAAAKGLKLIFEQDADLPQYIQTDEQKLRQVLINILGNAIKFTEKGSVTLRVKKKLEAFPLPPASFGITFEVADTGLGIAPHELESVFEVFVQTEQGRNLHQGTGLGLAISRQFVRLLGGEITVSSTLGKSTVFSFDIAVQLADKVNISEQTSREQIISLAPNQPQYRILVADDAFENRQLLVKMLEPLSFEIQEAANGEEAIALSDSWEPHVILMDMRMPVIDGYEATKRIRSQLKGQATVIIALTASVFDNERSIVLSVGCDDFIRKPFQEDVLLEKLAQHLGVRYIYQQPSTSVVEQQKIELTPSDLAEMPDEWISQLHLAATKLNSKLILQAIAQIPDEKSLLAIALKHLADNFRYDVIINLTKNKRSDE from the coding sequence TTGCGGTTAGCAGCGTGTATTGGTAATCAATTTGAGGTGCAAGTTTTAGCTTTAGCTGCTGAAAAATCTCTACAAGAAACAGTGGTATCTCTGAGGGAAGCGATCGCACTTGGTTTAATCTTACCACTCAGCAATGCCTACAAGTCTCTGGAATTGGGCGTTACGCTCCCAAAAACTGCACCCGTCGTGGCTTTCAAATTTGCCCACGATCGCATTCAGCAAGCAGCTTATTCACTTAATGAAGAGAGCGATCGCCAATATTACCATCACCAAATTGGGCAATCAATACTCCATAATACTTTAATTTCCCAATTAGAACAGAAAGTTTTCGATATAGTTAACCATTTCAATTTAGGCATAAACCATAAAGCTCTACCTAGTTACATTTTAAATTCGGAAGGAGAAAAAAAAAGATTTATTAAACTTGCTCAATTAAATTTGATTGCTGCTGAGAAAGCTCAAGCGGCAAGCGCATATCAATCAGCACTGCGGTACGTACAAACAGGCTTAGAAATATTACCAACCGATAGTTGGCTGTGCAATTATGAATTGACTTTAGCTCTCTATATTTTAGCAGCACAAACAGCTTACCTAAGCGGTGAATTAGAGCAAATGAATCAGTATGCCACAGTCGTTATAAATCATGCTAAAACACTGCTAGATCAGGTAAAAATTTATCAACTTAAAATTCAAGTTTGTACCGCGCAAACTCAATTTAGTCAAGCGATTCAGATAGCACTAGAGGTACTAAAATTATTAGAATTTAAATTATCTGAAGCAACTCCAAAAAATATTCAAACTGCCCTTTTAGAAACAAGTAATAATTTAGTTGGTACGCAAATTGAGCATTTGCTGAAATTGCCGCCGATGAATGAGCCGAGAGTACTAGCTATTATAAATATCCTCTCCGGTGCAATTTCTCCCGCTTACATTGCTGCACCTGAGTTACTACCATTCATTGTGATTCAACAGGTTAATTTATCAGTTAAGTATGGCAATGCTAATACATCTCCATTTGCTTATGCCATGTATGGCTTGATTTTATGTGGAGTTACACTTGATATTGAATCTGGTTATCAATTTGGTCAACTAGCATTGAATTTGTTAGAAAAGCTTGATGCTAAAGCTATTGCAGCAAAAACGCTTTTGGTAGTAAATACAAATATTGAGGTTTGGAAAGTTCATGTAAGAACAACTTTAAATTCTTTACAAGAAGCTCATCAAATTGGTATTGAAAATGGAGACTTAGAATTTGCTGGCTATAGTGCTGCGAATCGTAGCTATTATTCATATTTTACGGGACGGGAATTGACAGAACTTCAACGAGAGTTATCTGGCTATATTCAAGTATTAAGTAAATTTAAACAATCTAGAAATGTTGATGCTCTGGAAATGTATCTCCAGGTGATATCAAATTTAACTTCACCATCTTTTTTTCCAGAGCGTTTAGTTGGGCAATATTACGAGTCAGATAGATTACCGCGTCTCCAACAAACAAATGATCGGCATGAACTGTTTCATTTTTATTTAAATAAACTTATTCTGTGTTATCTATTCCATGATTTTGAACAAGCTCAAGTTAATGCCCGTCTTGCCGAAAGTTACCTAGATGGAGTTGTAGGTTTAGCACTAATTACTAATCTTTATTTTTATGATTCTTTAACACGATTGAGGGTTTATTTACAATCATCTTTTTTGGCTCAGGGAGAGATTCTGTTACAAGTAAGAGCGAATCAGAACAAACTAAAATTTTGGGCGCGTCATGCGCCTATGAATTATTTACATAAATTTTATTTAGTAGAAGCAGAGTGCCATCGAGTTTTGGAAGAAGATTATCAGGCAATTGAAACATACGATCGCGCTATTGCTTTAGCTAAAGAACATGAGTATATCCATGAAGAAGCACTAGCTTATGAATTAACTGCCAATTTTTATTTATCCAAAGGCAAAATAATCATTGCTAAAGCTTATATGCAGGAGGCACGATATTGTTATTTTAAATGGGGTGCAACTGCGAAAGTTGCAGATTTAGAATCACATTATCCTCAGCTTTTTTTGGGAGTTTTAATTCCAAGTAAACAAACTAATCAAATTTTAAATACTGGAAATCAAACATTAAACCAACTCGATTTTCACACGATTTTCAAAGCATCACAAGTAATTTCTAGTGAAATTGTTTTAGATACGCTGTTAACCAAACTAATGAAAATTGCTATTGAGAATGCGGGAGCAGAAAAAGGTTTTTTAATTTTAGAGAAACAAGGGGAATGGGTGATTCAGGCAGAAGGAGCTATTGAGCGAGGTGAGGTGGCAACCTTACAATCTCTTAATTTAGAACCATTACCTGCAACATATGTTCCTAAGTCAATTATTAACTATGTAGCTCGGACAAAAGAGAATATTATTATTAATAATGCGATGTCTGAGGGAAATTTCACTCAAGATATTTATATCCAAGCTCATCAACCCAAGTCGGTATTATGTATACCGATTATCAATCAAGGTAAACTGATTGGTATTTTATATTTAGAGAATAGTTTAATAACGGGAGCATTTAGTAGCGATCGCGCAACCCCTTCTCAATCAGAACGCCTCAAAGTTCTTAACATCTTGACTTCCCAAGCTGCAATCTCGATTCAAAATGCTTTACTTTATAACAACTTAGAACAAGCTAATCAGCAATTAGCAGAGTATTCCCGCACTTTAGAACTAAAAGTAGAAGAACGCACCCAAGAATTACTAGCAGCCAAAGAAGCAGCAGAAGCAGCAAACCGTGCAAAAACTGAATTTTTTGCTAACATGAGTCATGAATTGCGTACCCCTCTCAACGCTATCTTGGGTTTTACCCAAATGCTGGTGCGGAGATCAGTTCCCCTGGCTCAACGGCAGGAATATTTAAGCATCATCAATCGCAGTGGCGAACATTTACTAGCTTTAATTAATGATGTGTTGGAAATGTCGAAAATTGAGGCTGGTCGCACTACTTTAAATCCTCAAAACTTTGCTTTGGATCAACTGCTAACATTTGTTAAAGAAATGTTCCAAATGAAAGCAGCAGCTAAGGGTTTAAAGTTAATCTTTGAGCAAGATGCTGATCTACCTCAATATATCCAAACAGATGAGCAAAAATTACGTCAAGTTTTAATTAATATTTTGGGTAATGCGATCAAATTTACTGAAAAAGGTAGCGTAACTCTGCGAGTTAAAAAGAAACTTGAAGCATTCCCCTTGCCCCCTGCTTCTTTCGGAATTACCTTTGAAGTTGCAGACACAGGTTTAGGCATAGCTCCCCATGAGCTAGAAAGTGTATTTGAAGTCTTTGTACAAACGGAACAGGGGCGAAACTTACACCAAGGAACAGGTTTAGGTTTAGCGATTAGCAGACAATTTGTGCGACTCTTAGGGGGTGAGATTACTGTTAGCAGCACTTTAGGTAAAAGCACAGTTTTTAGTTTTGATATTGCTGTGCAGTTGGCTGATAAAGTTAATATTTCTGAGCAAACATCACGAGAGCAAATAATTAGTCTTGCTCCCAATCAACCTCAGTACCGGATTTTAGTAGCAGATGACGCTTTTGAAAACCGCCAATTATTAGTAAAAATGCTAGAACCATTAAGCTTTGAAATTCAAGAAGCAGCTAATGGAGAAGAAGCGATCGCACTATCAGATAGCTGGGAACCTCACGTAATTCTAATGGATATGCGGATGCCTGTAATTGATGGCTATGAAGCTACTAAACGTATCAGATCCCAACTCAAAGGTCAGGCTACAGTAATTATTGCACTCACCGCTAGTGTATTTGATAACGAGCGATCAATTGTGTTATCAGTTGGTTGCGACGACTTTATTCGCAAGCCATTTCAGGAAGACGTACTATTAGAAAAGTTAGCTCAACATTTAGGCGTGCGTTATATATATCAACAACCCTCAACATCTGTAGTCGAACAGCAAAAAATTGAATTAACACCATCAGATTTAGCAGAAATGCCCGATGAGTGGATTTCTCAGTTACATCTAGCTGCGACTAAACTCAATTCCAAGCTAATTTTACAAGCAATAGCACAAATCCCTGATGAAAAAAGCTTACTGGCTATAGCACTTAAACATTTAGCCGATAACTTTCGCTATGACGTGATCATAAATCTAACTAAAAATAAACGTTCAGATGAATAA